A stretch of DNA from Synergistaceae bacterium:
GAAACGGGATTCGAACCCGCGACCTACGGCTTGGAAGGCCATCGCTCTAGCCAACTGAGCTATTCCCGCATGTTATTACTTCTTTCACTCTGGTCGGGGCGAGAAGATTCGAACTTCCGACCCCCTGCTCCCAAAGCAGGTGCGCTAACCAGACTGCGCTACGCCCCGCAATTTTTTCTTTCTTACGGTCGTTCAACGAGTAATTATTATAACTCTCATGCTTTATTTGTCAAATAATAAATAACGGAGCTGTACTCGAATAATAAATTATTAATTCAAGCTGCCCCGTTTATAGTTAGTCGCAAAAGATTTTGGCTTCAGCGAATAAAGCTGCTTTACCTGATATTGAGATTCTCTCGTTCTCAATGCTGCAATATAAGTAGCCTCCTCGTTGTGATGCCTGATAAGCTGTGATTTGATTCTTGTGCAATTTTTCAGCCCAATACGGTACTATATGACAATGACCGGAACCGCATACAGGGTCTTCGTTAATTTTGAGCTTGGGCGCAAAACTTCGGGAAACACAATCAATGTTGTCATGTCCCTGCGCTGTTATATGCAACAATAAGCCGTCTAGTTGCTTTACTTTTTCTAGGTCAGGCTGACAATTTTTAACGCTGTCTGAATCCTTCAAGACGCATACAAGATCACGCCCCATAAACGCATATTCAGGAGTCATTCCGCCTAAAGCATCGCAAATTTCATTTGTAACTGGAACAGATTTTAACTCATATAACGGGAAGTCCATATAATA
This window harbors:
- a CDS encoding PhzF family phenazine biosynthesis protein, which encodes MKQYIVDAFTDKIFSGNQAAVCIMNSWPDEKLMIDIARENNFSETAFTVKDLKHYKLRWFTPGGEVDLCGHATLATAFVLMNFYEDSHRIIFDTMSGPLTVRRDKDELYYMDFPLYELKSVPVTNEICDALGGMTPEYAFMGRDLVCVLKDSDSVKNCQPDLEKVKQLDGLLLHITAQGHDNIDCVSRSFAPKLKINEDPVCGSGHCHIVPYWAEKLHKNQITAYQASQRGGYLYCSIENERISISGKAALFAEAKIFCD